A genomic window from Alicyclobacillus dauci includes:
- a CDS encoding creatininase family protein, translating into MSKVLEWGNLTWPEFVKARKTTNIAVLPIGAIEEHGPHLPLNTDNVAADAFARLVCGQTGAFLLPTMPLGQVWSLKRFPGSLTISNDTLKAIIRDLSESLQMQAIKGLILISGHLGNMAALKEAAREVQESLQFPVMYLFYPSLNEASKGVMEAPTSHPSIVHADELETSILLSLRPDVVKMDRAVREYPDYPADFDVVPTFWDEVNESGVFGDATMASKEKGDAIMRRVVDKAVELVEHFKKAVNQTND; encoded by the coding sequence ATGTCTAAGGTTTTAGAATGGGGAAATCTGACGTGGCCGGAGTTTGTGAAGGCTCGTAAAACGACAAACATAGCGGTTCTGCCGATCGGAGCAATTGAGGAACATGGACCGCATCTGCCGCTCAATACGGACAATGTCGCTGCTGATGCATTTGCTCGATTGGTATGTGGGCAGACCGGGGCATTTCTTCTACCGACCATGCCGCTGGGTCAGGTATGGTCGTTAAAGCGGTTCCCAGGATCGCTGACCATTTCTAATGACACGTTGAAGGCCATCATTCGTGATTTATCTGAGAGTCTACAAATGCAAGCAATAAAAGGCCTTATTCTAATTAGCGGTCATCTCGGCAATATGGCGGCTCTAAAAGAGGCTGCGCGAGAAGTGCAAGAAAGCCTGCAATTTCCCGTTATGTACTTATTTTATCCAAGCTTAAATGAAGCCTCCAAAGGCGTGATGGAGGCTCCAACCAGCCATCCATCTATTGTCCATGCCGATGAACTAGAAACGTCCATCTTGCTCTCCCTGAGACCGGACGTTGTGAAAATGGACAGGGCAGTCAGAGAGTATCCGGATTATCCAGCCGATTTTGATGTCGTTCCAACCTTTTGGGACGAGGTGAACGAATCCGGGGTATTTGGCGACGCCACTATGGCATCGAAGGAAAAGGGAGACGCCATAATGAGGCGAGTTGTCGACAAGGCGGTCGAACTCGTCGAGCATTTCAAGAAAGCGGTGAATCAAACTAATGACTAA
- a CDS encoding IS1380 family transposase, with translation MKQHKHTRKHRRRKSCKIHTHFDLNSATAFGGAAGLIDFVLQTGMDKYFCTEELGKRKDAQFQMDDVALTFVLGTLLGQERIFHFEDIEHDPLLMLKLDLSKLPDTTLLYKDLKRLGSPVGMEAIRSAQRLVLKSLLPKGHDIVVDIDSSVETVFGNQEQSAVGFNPHHHGRASFHPLLAFESQMGCCIYDELRSGDAHTAEGFAAFYEAMKKQLPTGVNIRAIRMDKGFTGEKVFQTLEQDGRDYVIKLKWTKRLAELAPNLAWHCITQSDTEHCDVASLMYQATSWEKPRRVVIVRRLDIDPQEVLCADWFWEYEAIATTFDWNGEDIWHFYNHRGNAENHIKEAKYGFAVDQFSSQNFNTNKALEALKLLAYNLLLLYKQAALQPGVRQWTVGRLRRRLFLLPGILVHHARQWTIRLPEFAQRLSTQVLQVAT, from the coding sequence GTGAAACAACATAAGCATACACGAAAACACCGCCGCCGGAAAAGCTGTAAAATACATACTCACTTCGACCTCAATTCTGCCACTGCATTTGGCGGGGCGGCAGGACTCATCGATTTCGTCCTCCAAACCGGTATGGATAAGTATTTTTGCACAGAGGAACTTGGCAAACGGAAAGACGCTCAATTCCAAATGGATGACGTTGCTCTTACGTTCGTCCTCGGTACATTGCTGGGTCAGGAACGAATTTTCCACTTCGAGGACATTGAGCATGATCCCCTTCTTATGCTCAAGCTGGATCTGTCGAAGCTGCCAGATACAACGCTGCTGTACAAGGACTTGAAGCGGCTAGGCTCCCCTGTTGGTATGGAGGCGATCCGCTCGGCACAGCGCCTTGTACTTAAGTCGCTACTCCCCAAAGGACATGACATTGTCGTTGACATAGATTCTTCAGTGGAGACGGTGTTTGGAAACCAGGAACAATCTGCTGTAGGGTTCAATCCGCATCATCATGGAAGGGCAAGTTTTCATCCCTTGCTAGCGTTTGAATCGCAGATGGGGTGCTGCATCTATGACGAACTGCGTTCCGGCGACGCTCACACAGCAGAAGGGTTTGCAGCCTTCTATGAGGCGATGAAAAAGCAGTTGCCAACAGGTGTAAACATCCGTGCCATCCGCATGGATAAAGGGTTTACCGGTGAAAAGGTGTTTCAGACACTGGAACAAGACGGGCGAGACTACGTGATCAAACTGAAATGGACGAAGCGACTAGCAGAGCTGGCCCCCAACCTAGCGTGGCATTGTATCACCCAGAGTGATACAGAACACTGCGATGTTGCCTCCCTTATGTACCAGGCAACATCCTGGGAAAAACCTCGGCGAGTTGTCATTGTGCGTCGATTGGACATTGACCCGCAGGAGGTCCTATGTGCGGATTGGTTTTGGGAGTACGAGGCCATAGCCACAACGTTTGACTGGAACGGTGAGGACATATGGCATTTCTACAACCACCGTGGCAACGCTGAGAATCATATCAAAGAAGCCAAATATGGATTCGCCGTTGACCAATTCTCGAGTCAGAATTTCAATACCAACAAAGCGTTGGAAGCTCTGAAGCTGCTGGCATACAACCTGCTCCTGTTATATAAACAAGCAGCGTTGCAACCTGGAGTGCGTCAGTGGACAGTTGGACGGCTCCGGCGGAGACTATTCCTTCTACCCGGAATTTTGGTTCACCATGCACGTCAGTGGACAATTCGTCTGCCCGAGTTCGCACAGCGCCTGTCCACCCAAGTCCTTCAGGTGGCGACATAG
- a CDS encoding ABC transporter permease, protein MFGSSWMQARRSIPAYILLAVLVLVTSIFSSSFRSGQNFADITTQLAPLAFVAIGQTIVILQAGIDLSIGSVVSLSTVLMALYSGNNVTAMIIAVVLVCAVGILVGLLNGVGIVYFRVPPLIMTLGTEVIVKGVALYLMPSPGGAVNSGFAGALTSDFGNITVMLILTILLYALFTFVFQKTKFGRYTYAVGGDKGDVSSARKAGIPVNRTQILGYVVCSLMGALGGLLLAANIYSGDPVIGDTFSLDSITAVIVGGTSLFGGVGTAIGSFAGVVLISIIGNILNMWNVPSFYQYIVKGVILVTALLLYQLRARRGRS, encoded by the coding sequence ATGTTCGGATCATCCTGGATGCAAGCCCGACGTTCCATACCGGCCTACATTCTGCTCGCGGTTCTCGTGCTTGTGACATCAATTTTTTCATCATCTTTTCGCAGTGGACAGAACTTCGCGGACATCACCACTCAGCTTGCTCCGCTTGCATTCGTCGCAATTGGTCAAACGATAGTAATTTTGCAAGCCGGCATCGACCTATCCATCGGCTCAGTTGTGAGTTTGTCAACAGTCCTCATGGCTTTATATTCCGGGAACAACGTTACCGCAATGATTATCGCTGTTGTTCTCGTCTGCGCGGTGGGAATTTTAGTCGGGCTGCTGAACGGCGTTGGCATCGTATATTTTCGGGTACCGCCGCTTATCATGACACTCGGTACCGAGGTCATCGTAAAAGGTGTGGCATTGTATTTGATGCCTTCGCCGGGTGGAGCCGTTAATAGTGGCTTTGCGGGTGCACTCACTTCCGATTTCGGAAACATTACAGTGATGCTCATACTTACGATCCTACTCTATGCTTTGTTCACCTTTGTCTTCCAAAAGACGAAGTTTGGACGTTACACGTACGCGGTGGGCGGCGACAAGGGGGACGTATCCTCAGCTCGTAAGGCAGGTATCCCAGTAAACCGAACACAGATTCTCGGGTATGTAGTATGTTCATTGATGGGAGCACTAGGTGGATTACTGCTTGCAGCGAATATCTACTCTGGCGATCCGGTCATTGGCGACACATTCTCTCTCGATTCGATTACGGCCGTCATAGTGGGCGGAACCTCTCTTTTTGGCGGTGTTGGAACGGCCATTGGTAGCTTCGCTGGCGTAGTCTTGATCTCAATCATTGGTAACATCCTGAACATGTGGAACGTTCCAAGTTTCTATCAGTATATTGTTAAAGGTGTCATCCTCGTAACGGCATTGTTACTCTATCAACTGCGTGCGCGTAGAGGAAGGAGCTGA
- a CDS encoding phosphotriesterase family protein, producing the protein MSFVRTVLGDISPIELGKTLTHEHIIASPPKKFADKDPDLVLDSLEKIIAEVVDFRNTGGKSIVDATAIDYGRNIEAVVEVARATGVNLIATAGFNKGLFFDQWVYDASQNELTERVIREVEEGIDGTKYKAGQVKFGTMYNSIWPVEEKVLKAVAEAQKQTKAPMFSHTEAGTMALEQIEMVERQGVNLEHWTVGHLDRNPDLWYHLQIAKKGVYLSFDQVSKIKYHTDQARIDVMIELIKRGYQRKILLSGDMARKSYLTQYGGGPGFTYIPTRFVPRLVDELGNHGFSDEKIDQIIEDLTVNNPREFLTFKK; encoded by the coding sequence ATGAGTTTTGTTCGTACGGTACTTGGCGACATTTCTCCAATAGAATTAGGAAAAACGCTTACACACGAGCATATCATCGCAAGTCCACCGAAGAAATTCGCAGATAAAGATCCGGATTTGGTACTTGATTCATTGGAGAAAATTATTGCCGAAGTAGTAGATTTTCGGAACACAGGCGGCAAGAGCATCGTAGACGCTACGGCCATTGACTACGGCCGCAACATTGAAGCGGTGGTTGAAGTGGCGCGTGCTACTGGCGTTAACCTGATTGCAACCGCCGGCTTCAATAAAGGGTTGTTTTTTGATCAATGGGTGTACGATGCAAGCCAGAATGAGTTGACGGAGCGTGTCATTCGAGAAGTCGAAGAAGGCATCGATGGAACTAAATACAAAGCCGGTCAAGTCAAGTTCGGCACGATGTACAACTCTATTTGGCCTGTCGAAGAGAAAGTACTGAAGGCGGTTGCCGAAGCGCAAAAACAGACTAAAGCTCCCATGTTCTCGCATACCGAAGCAGGAACCATGGCCTTGGAGCAAATTGAAATGGTCGAGCGCCAAGGTGTGAACTTGGAACATTGGACCGTCGGACACCTGGATAGGAATCCAGACCTTTGGTACCACCTCCAAATCGCAAAAAAGGGCGTTTATCTCAGTTTCGATCAAGTCAGCAAGATTAAATATCACACCGATCAGGCGCGCATTGACGTTATGATCGAGCTAATTAAGAGGGGATATCAACGGAAGATTCTGCTGTCCGGAGATATGGCCCGTAAATCGTATCTCACTCAGTATGGTGGCGGACCTGGATTCACGTACATCCCAACGCGCTTCGTTCCCCGTTTGGTGGACGAACTTGGAAATCACGGGTTCAGCGATGAGAAAATTGATCAAATTATTGAAGATTTAACTGTTAACAATCCTCGCGAATTTCTCACGTTTAAGAAGTAA
- a CDS encoding ABC transporter substrate-binding protein, producing MHSKKIMAGVLGVLATTFILSGCGSTSNGTAASAGSSSKPAAKKGPYTIGYDIYFAGNSWSVQLADEFKAEAAKHKSEIKQVDYTESNGDINTQISNIKSLIAKHVDAIIVTPNSPTALIPVLKEARQKGIVVVLLAATINSPDYDSLVTVDDTDFGKVGAEWLVKQLNGKGNIIVLNGMAGISVSQDRWNGAESVFKSYPGIHVIASANANWDYATGKTAVSNMLAAHPEKIDGVWSQGGSMTMGAIEAFQAAHRPLVPMTGEDNNGFLKMWAKLEPQGFQAIGVSKPTWLSADALDTTLDILDGKPYKKDNVLQPPTITNSDLSKYVKPNMSDSMYDNTKLSNSELQQLFSK from the coding sequence ATGCATTCCAAAAAGATCATGGCGGGTGTTCTAGGCGTGCTCGCAACAACATTTATTCTGAGCGGGTGCGGATCAACATCGAACGGCACTGCTGCATCCGCAGGGTCATCCTCAAAGCCGGCAGCTAAAAAAGGACCTTATACCATTGGCTATGATATCTACTTCGCAGGTAACAGCTGGTCCGTACAGTTAGCTGATGAATTCAAGGCTGAAGCCGCTAAGCACAAAAGTGAAATCAAGCAAGTAGACTACACAGAGTCGAATGGGGATATCAACACACAGATTTCAAACATTAAGTCTCTCATCGCGAAGCACGTTGACGCCATTATTGTCACACCTAACTCTCCAACCGCATTGATTCCTGTCCTAAAAGAAGCACGTCAAAAAGGCATTGTGGTCGTCCTCCTTGCTGCTACTATTAACTCCCCTGACTACGACAGTTTGGTGACTGTTGATGACACAGACTTCGGTAAGGTTGGTGCAGAGTGGCTAGTCAAACAATTGAATGGAAAGGGTAATATCATTGTCTTGAACGGTATGGCTGGTATCTCGGTGTCCCAGGATCGCTGGAACGGTGCCGAGTCCGTTTTCAAAAGCTACCCAGGCATTCATGTCATTGCCTCGGCCAATGCCAACTGGGATTATGCGACGGGTAAGACAGCTGTCAGCAACATGCTAGCGGCTCACCCAGAAAAAATTGATGGTGTTTGGTCGCAAGGCGGTTCGATGACCATGGGAGCCATCGAAGCATTCCAAGCAGCTCATCGACCACTCGTTCCAATGACCGGTGAAGATAACAATGGATTCCTTAAAATGTGGGCAAAGTTGGAGCCACAAGGATTCCAAGCTATCGGTGTAAGTAAGCCAACCTGGCTGTCCGCAGACGCGTTGGATACGACGCTGGATATCCTCGATGGGAAGCCCTATAAAAAGGACAATGTGCTACAGCCACCTACTATTACGAACTCTGACCTATCCAAGTATGTGAAGCCGAATATGTCCGACAGCATGTACGATAATACCAAACTCTCCAATTCTGAGTTGCAACAACTGTTCTCTAAATAA
- a CDS encoding DUF6431 domain-containing protein codes for MVGSRRRGYVQSSGELVKLIIRRLQCKDCKRIHHELPNILVPYKRHEAASIEQAVQEVNPAVAADESTLYRWRSWFQVWAVYATRCLSALAHRYGFPVKESSNSTQSSLQQLGQWVGHVDKWLGQIVRPITNANLWVQTRSAFLSAPSPSTFMLALP; via the coding sequence GTGGTCGGGAGCCGACGTAGAGGGTACGTCCAGAGTTCGGGTGAATTGGTGAAACTCATCATTCGCAGGTTGCAGTGCAAGGATTGTAAGAGGATTCATCACGAGCTGCCCAACATCCTGGTGCCCTACAAGCGTCACGAAGCGGCGAGTATTGAACAGGCAGTGCAGGAAGTAAACCCTGCCGTTGCGGCAGATGAGTCCACATTGTATCGGTGGCGAAGCTGGTTTCAAGTCTGGGCTGTTTACGCAACACGCTGCTTGTCTGCGCTTGCTCATCGTTACGGGTTCCCTGTGAAGGAGTCGTCCAATTCCACGCAGTCCTCACTCCAACAACTTGGACAATGGGTCGGCCACGTCGACAAATGGCTGGGTCAAATTGTCCGGCCAATCACAAACGCAAATTTGTGGGTACAGACCCGTTCTGCATTTTTGTCCGCACCGAGTCCGTCTACATTCATGCTAGCCCTACCATAG
- a CDS encoding sugar ABC transporter ATP-binding protein, translated as MKPVLEAHHITKEFSGNVVLKDINLVCKPGSVLALCGENGAGKSTLMNIISGVLSPSSGDLFWLGENVKFRNPDDAMQRGIYIVHQELSLLPHLTIAENIFLGYEPKGKLGFLNNRRTVELAKEILTDISFDLDVQLVVSSLSPAQQQMIEIAKAWSRKPKLLILDEPTSSLPKSEVTLLIKMINTLRERGVSIIFISHRLDEILDISDRVVVLKDGVLVTEKPTIELNRDHLVQLMVGRDITQTFPPRVHITGQEESMLELKNVSVPGKVHSASLSVPKGHIVGLGGLEGQGQRDLARAIFGVNPFSNGTMVVEGKVVRVKSPRQALRCGVVYIPDNRRQEGIVPPLSVRENMVLSTLPQIASRGVLQKRRERQQVTQAIESFSIKVHSMENLITSLSGGNQQKVIFSKWLRNNPRILVLHEPTRGVDIQSKVEIYQLLRKLANEGVGILMISSDMMELIGMSDRIYVMYEGRITGHLNGETATEEQVMSLATTAAKGVEM; from the coding sequence ATGAAGCCGGTTCTTGAAGCTCACCACATTACCAAAGAGTTCTCCGGGAACGTGGTACTGAAGGATATTAACTTGGTTTGTAAGCCCGGTAGTGTACTAGCGCTGTGTGGGGAAAATGGAGCGGGTAAAAGTACACTGATGAACATTATTTCCGGTGTACTTTCTCCCTCAAGTGGTGACCTCTTCTGGTTAGGAGAGAATGTGAAGTTTCGTAATCCCGACGATGCAATGCAACGTGGCATTTACATTGTCCACCAAGAACTCAGCCTATTACCGCATCTGACCATCGCGGAAAATATTTTTCTCGGATACGAACCCAAAGGGAAACTTGGATTCCTGAATAATCGTAGGACCGTAGAACTGGCCAAAGAAATCCTAACCGATATCTCGTTTGATCTAGATGTACAATTAGTGGTTTCATCGTTGTCTCCCGCGCAACAACAAATGATCGAAATCGCTAAGGCTTGGTCACGTAAACCTAAGCTCTTGATTCTGGACGAACCGACCTCGAGTTTGCCGAAATCAGAAGTGACTTTGCTTATCAAAATGATTAACACGCTCAGAGAGCGGGGCGTTAGTATCATTTTTATATCCCACCGTTTGGACGAAATTTTAGATATTTCCGATCGCGTTGTTGTTCTCAAGGACGGAGTCCTTGTCACGGAAAAACCAACGATTGAACTCAACCGAGATCACCTAGTTCAGCTAATGGTCGGGCGCGATATTACACAGACATTCCCACCTCGCGTCCACATAACCGGCCAAGAAGAATCGATGCTCGAACTGAAAAATGTCTCTGTTCCGGGAAAAGTTCATTCGGCATCCTTGTCCGTTCCGAAAGGACACATCGTTGGACTTGGTGGACTTGAGGGACAGGGGCAACGAGATTTGGCCCGGGCTATTTTTGGAGTCAATCCATTCTCCAATGGAACGATGGTTGTCGAGGGCAAAGTGGTTCGTGTCAAGAGCCCACGCCAAGCCCTTCGATGCGGTGTCGTTTACATTCCAGATAATCGTCGTCAGGAAGGAATTGTACCACCGCTGTCCGTGCGAGAAAACATGGTTCTCTCGACGTTACCGCAGATTGCCTCTCGCGGTGTGTTACAAAAGCGTCGTGAACGGCAACAAGTCACGCAAGCAATTGAAAGCTTCTCCATCAAAGTCCACTCGATGGAGAACCTCATCACATCACTCAGCGGCGGAAACCAACAGAAGGTTATTTTCTCCAAGTGGTTGCGAAACAACCCAAGAATCCTTGTACTCCATGAGCCAACTCGTGGTGTAGACATTCAGTCCAAGGTTGAGATCTACCAGTTATTACGCAAGTTAGCCAATGAAGGCGTCGGAATTCTGATGATCTCGAGTGACATGATGGAGTTAATCGGAATGTCAGACCGGATATATGTGATGTACGAAGGAAGAATCACCGGTCATTTAAATGGAGAAACAGCTACAGAAGAACAGGTAATGAGTCTCGCTACAACCGCTGCGAAAGGAGTGGAAATGTAA
- a CDS encoding ABC transporter permease — MRTASLTPSFLKKSNKSNSVLGVYALLVAFLIVYAIASPQSFTGTHLMDVALQAAPLGVVAIGQTIVLLLAGIDLSVGSVITLTNVILAGVMVGQNGRMGIAVIFALVVAIAIGIINGVAVTKLKIPPFLATLAMGSIVEGIYYVYTKGSPIGNIASGFRWMSNGWFVNILPWAVVIWILIWIIAAFLLYRTSFGRRLYATGGNDRTAWLSGIPTNYIIIGGYVLSSVLASLSGFLISAYIGVASIGVGDPYTLNSVAAAVIGGAAFTGGRGGLSGTFAGVLIMEFLQSLLTALNVSSAGQLISQGIVIVVMVAINQWRSKA, encoded by the coding sequence TTGCGAACTGCCTCACTTACACCATCTTTTCTGAAAAAATCAAACAAAAGCAATAGTGTGCTAGGTGTGTACGCACTGTTGGTGGCATTTCTCATCGTTTACGCAATCGCTTCACCTCAGAGTTTTACTGGGACCCACCTTATGGACGTCGCCCTGCAGGCTGCACCACTTGGTGTGGTGGCGATTGGACAGACCATTGTTTTGCTACTGGCGGGTATCGATTTGTCGGTTGGTTCAGTAATTACCCTTACGAACGTAATTTTGGCTGGTGTGATGGTGGGACAGAATGGTCGCATGGGCATTGCCGTGATCTTTGCACTAGTAGTGGCAATTGCTATCGGGATCATCAACGGAGTCGCGGTCACGAAACTAAAAATCCCCCCATTTTTGGCTACGTTGGCTATGGGTTCTATCGTGGAGGGAATTTATTACGTCTATACCAAAGGCTCGCCGATCGGGAATATCGCTTCTGGTTTTCGCTGGATGTCAAATGGTTGGTTTGTCAACATATTACCATGGGCTGTTGTCATCTGGATTCTCATTTGGATTATCGCTGCATTCCTCCTATACCGTACATCGTTTGGCAGACGCTTGTATGCCACTGGCGGGAATGACCGTACGGCATGGCTCTCTGGCATACCCACGAATTACATCATTATCGGCGGTTACGTGTTGAGCTCAGTACTTGCTTCCTTGTCTGGATTCCTAATTTCTGCATACATCGGGGTGGCATCTATTGGGGTGGGGGATCCTTACACGCTAAACTCCGTTGCCGCAGCGGTCATCGGTGGGGCAGCATTCACGGGAGGTCGCGGCGGTCTTTCCGGAACATTTGCAGGCGTGCTCATCATGGAATTCCTGCAAAGTCTACTTACGGCTCTCAACGTGTCTTCCGCAGGTCAACTCATTAGTCAAGGTATCGTTATTGTTGTCATGGTCGCGATCAATCAATGGCGGTCCAAGGCATAA
- a CDS encoding DDE-type integrase/transposase/recombinase translates to MKDWKKAEEIAAQRFQLLSPLLAEGLDAAKLRELKAQICKETGLSERTVRRYLAKYRNEGFGGLKPQGKPRSTSSPSFISQDLLEEAILLRREVPTRSVSQIIEILEWEGKAAPGQLKRSTLQEHLAARGYSSRQMRMYAETGAASRRFQKRHRNQLWQSDIKYGPYLPVGPNGAKQQVYLVVVLDDTTRFVLHGAFYTTLDKSIVTDCFRQAVQKYGVPEAVYFDNGKQYRSKWMARTCSKLGTRLVFTKAYSPEAKGKVEKFNRTVDSFLNEVALDKPQTLERLNEQFQVWLSECYQHRPHSALGENVSPETAYRSDRKPLNFASADVIADAFLHVETRKVDKSGCISFMNKKYEVGLTFIGSTVDVIYDPADTTELTIEATGHKSHKVREMTIGERTGTRPKLPDHLGTTPTEASRLLRAAENQHEKRQERVIPAVRYDSVWKGEEQDV, encoded by the coding sequence GTGAAAGATTGGAAAAAAGCGGAGGAAATCGCAGCGCAGAGGTTTCAATTGTTGTCTCCACTTCTTGCAGAAGGCCTGGATGCAGCAAAGCTCAGGGAGCTCAAGGCCCAGATCTGCAAAGAAACAGGTCTGTCAGAACGAACGGTACGTCGGTATTTAGCAAAGTATCGGAATGAAGGGTTCGGAGGACTCAAACCTCAGGGAAAGCCACGTTCTACATCCTCACCTTCCTTCATCTCTCAGGACCTCTTAGAAGAAGCCATCCTACTACGAAGAGAAGTCCCGACTCGGAGCGTTTCCCAGATCATTGAGATACTCGAATGGGAAGGAAAAGCAGCCCCCGGCCAACTCAAGCGAAGCACACTTCAAGAGCACCTTGCAGCTCGTGGCTACAGTTCACGACAAATGCGAATGTACGCAGAAACAGGCGCTGCATCACGCCGTTTTCAGAAGAGGCACCGGAATCAGCTGTGGCAATCCGACATCAAATACGGCCCCTATCTACCTGTCGGTCCGAATGGTGCGAAGCAGCAGGTCTATCTTGTCGTCGTGCTAGATGATACTACCCGTTTTGTTCTCCATGGAGCATTTTACACAACCTTGGACAAGAGCATTGTCACGGACTGCTTCCGCCAGGCGGTACAGAAATACGGCGTTCCAGAAGCTGTGTACTTTGACAACGGCAAGCAGTACCGTTCTAAGTGGATGGCCAGGACATGCTCAAAGCTTGGGACACGCCTCGTCTTCACGAAAGCATACTCCCCGGAGGCTAAGGGCAAAGTTGAGAAGTTTAATCGTACGGTGGATTCCTTCCTGAATGAAGTTGCACTAGATAAGCCCCAGACTCTCGAGCGCCTGAATGAACAATTCCAGGTTTGGCTCAGTGAGTGTTATCAACATCGACCACACTCTGCACTTGGCGAGAATGTCAGTCCTGAAACGGCTTACCGAAGTGACCGAAAACCACTAAACTTCGCGAGTGCAGACGTCATTGCAGACGCCTTCTTGCACGTCGAAACACGAAAGGTCGACAAATCAGGCTGTATCAGTTTCATGAACAAGAAATATGAAGTGGGGCTCACCTTTATCGGCAGCACTGTGGATGTCATCTACGACCCTGCGGATACGACCGAGTTGACCATTGAAGCTACCGGCCATAAATCCCACAAAGTTCGAGAGATGACCATTGGTGAACGAACAGGTACGCGCCCAAAGTTGCCAGACCACCTTGGCACCACGCCAACTGAAGCGTCACGACTGCTTCGCGCTGCAGAGAATCAGCATGAAAAACGTCAGGAACGCGTCATCCCAGCCGTCCGCTACGACAGTGTGTGGAAGGGGGAAGAACAAGATGTTTGA
- a CDS encoding KDGP aldolase, with translation MTKPSLPIEWIHGRIAVSFLVKDAQNAKEVWEASEGTAFVTLSATNYVDLEQMQEDIATVREVAPAVSLALGGGANPANWDRVFGAGKMGANHLNQPFPTSGYTKGVYSQLWVNAAVEPTGQPGVVKAPWLSGHDFTLSVDSVVSTLKATGVDAVKLHPIKGEIVMEELNVLAKAAGSAGILGFEPAGGVKLENVVHIVQTILSANVELVIPHIFSDAIDKESGKTRPDYVAQVVRTLREQVRV, from the coding sequence ATGACTAAACCATCACTCCCTATCGAATGGATTCATGGCCGGATTGCCGTCAGCTTCCTTGTAAAAGACGCACAGAATGCCAAAGAGGTTTGGGAGGCGTCTGAAGGGACCGCATTCGTTACTTTATCCGCAACCAATTACGTTGATCTAGAGCAGATGCAAGAAGATATCGCAACTGTTCGCGAGGTGGCTCCCGCAGTCAGTTTGGCTCTCGGTGGCGGGGCAAACCCCGCAAACTGGGATAGAGTGTTCGGGGCAGGCAAGATGGGCGCAAATCACCTCAACCAACCGTTTCCCACTTCTGGATACACCAAAGGTGTCTACTCTCAACTGTGGGTGAATGCTGCTGTAGAACCCACCGGCCAACCCGGCGTGGTGAAAGCTCCTTGGCTTTCTGGGCACGATTTCACACTGTCGGTTGATTCTGTGGTTAGTACGCTTAAAGCGACTGGTGTGGACGCAGTGAAACTACATCCAATTAAGGGTGAAATCGTGATGGAAGAACTAAACGTCCTAGCTAAAGCAGCTGGATCTGCGGGAATCCTAGGATTTGAACCAGCCGGTGGAGTAAAATTGGAGAACGTAGTACACATTGTTCAAACTATCTTGAGCGCTAATGTGGAGCTCGTCATTCCTCATATTTTTAGTGATGCGATTGACAAGGAATCAGGCAAGACTCGGCCGGACTACGTTGCCCAAGTTGTTCGTACGCTGCGGGAACAGGTGAGAGTTTAG